Proteins co-encoded in one Pseudomonadota bacterium genomic window:
- a CDS encoding tetratricopeptide repeat protein, which translates to MLLARLHDNPRDGEAVLGLRDHYARRGDMTALANLMAAWAELLEDGYQAADAFVQAGDAAIRLDDLRQAQNMYERALKRAPEHRVAADRLRRALEDLGDHPRLLEWLNHLIKVAEQSIAIDSVFVAEMHQRAAQILESHFGNELEAAKRYQRAFELDPQLSDAVAAARAIYRRAGNAQAVAVLYEFEIKASRDRRQQHALLCEIAYVRARQLADWGGAVAALRRALEIEPNDAEVMGYLAECLISRVNSGQSKDAAADRKRAAQCFCMLARRASLRDASQYVDAALRCAPDLPAARKLQARLRQRLSERREPQSDEEPWEWSGAAGA; encoded by the coding sequence ATGCTGCTAGCGCGGCTCCATGACAATCCGCGCGACGGGGAAGCCGTCCTCGGGCTTCGTGACCACTACGCGCGGCGTGGCGACATGACGGCCCTGGCCAACTTGATGGCTGCTTGGGCGGAGCTGCTCGAAGACGGCTACCAGGCTGCTGACGCTTTCGTGCAAGCCGGGGATGCCGCCATCCGACTGGACGATCTGCGACAAGCGCAAAACATGTACGAGCGCGCGCTGAAGCGTGCGCCCGAGCACCGCGTCGCGGCTGATCGCCTGCGCAGGGCGCTCGAGGACCTTGGCGATCACCCGCGTCTGCTCGAATGGCTGAACCATTTGATCAAGGTCGCCGAGCAATCGATCGCGATCGACAGCGTCTTCGTCGCCGAGATGCACCAGCGGGCTGCGCAAATCCTGGAGAGCCATTTTGGCAACGAGCTCGAGGCGGCCAAACGCTACCAGCGCGCCTTCGAGCTCGACCCTCAACTGAGCGACGCAGTCGCTGCGGCTCGCGCTATCTACCGGAGGGCCGGCAATGCACAGGCCGTGGCCGTGCTGTACGAGTTCGAGATCAAGGCCAGCCGCGATCGACGCCAGCAGCACGCGCTGCTGTGTGAGATCGCCTACGTGCGGGCAAGGCAGCTGGCGGACTGGGGCGGGGCCGTCGCTGCTCTACGGCGGGCTCTCGAGATCGAGCCCAACGACGCGGAGGTCATGGGCTACCTGGCCGAGTGCCTGATCAGCCGCGTGAACTCCGGCCAGAGCAAGGACGCGGCAGCCGATCGCAAGCGTGCCGCCCAGTGTTTCTGCATGCTGGCCAGGCGCGCCTCTTTGCGCGACGCGTCCCAGTATGTCGATGCTGCCTTGCGCTGCGCGCCCGACCTGCCAGCAGCCCGCAAGCTCCAGGCCAGGCTTCGCCAGCGGCTCAGCGAACGACGTGAGCCCCAAAGCGACGAAGAGCCCTGGGAGTGGTCCGGCGCAGCCGGCGCCTAG
- a CDS encoding AgmX/PglI C-terminal domain-containing protein has product MPRQQVKKVLTSRNRSRVRTCYERRLKVNNALQGTIALRLRVDAGGRVAATQASGSLRDNEVFSCVRNLAKEWQFPPPEGGDCAVVAVPFNFTPKL; this is encoded by the coding sequence ATGCCCCGCCAGCAGGTCAAGAAGGTGCTCACCTCGAGGAACCGCTCTAGGGTCCGCACCTGCTACGAGCGGCGCCTCAAGGTCAATAACGCCCTTCAGGGGACCATAGCCTTGCGCCTGCGTGTCGACGCCGGGGGCCGGGTAGCGGCAACGCAGGCGAGCGGGTCGCTGCGCGACAACGAGGTGTTTTCCTGCGTGCGCAACCTCGCGAAGGAGTGGCAATTCCCGCCACCCGAGGGCGGCGACTGCGCCGTGGTGGCCGTGCCATTCAATTTTACGCCTAAACTGTGA